A window of the Spirochaeta lutea genome harbors these coding sequences:
- a CDS encoding RluA family pseudouridine synthase, which translates to MKTSPSVPPKYLSIRVDQQAGIPLLEWMVQRFPSRDREYWSRAIEDGRVRVMEPRDVETAKRADKAEALKMSRSCTSMEPVLPGMVIITEVRRETEPEVHGQIRILSQEDGYLVVNKPASWPVHPGGRFYSNTLWYQLKKQYPTLTLMHRLDRETSGCMVVSLTQEATRFWNGLFRGGGLEKDYLVLVEGGRQALTAALGSHRGIIECTGRLYRDESSPIAKKRLFIPESGGSPEGEPCSTLIEPLECGREISLLRARLVTGKTHQIRSTLSSLGLPVVGDKLYGRDPHWYTRWIQRTLTPRDIQEMRTDYQALHSWRMGFRDQLGQSREFIAPVPEHMQELMRNQGISW; encoded by the coding sequence ATGAAAACCTCCCCGTCAGTGCCGCCAAAATACCTTTCTATCCGGGTCGATCAGCAGGCAGGCATACCCCTGCTTGAATGGATGGTTCAGCGTTTTCCCTCCCGGGATCGGGAGTATTGGAGCCGGGCGATTGAGGATGGCCGGGTACGGGTAATGGAACCCCGGGATGTGGAAACGGCAAAACGGGCTGATAAAGCAGAAGCCCTGAAGATGAGCCGCAGCTGCACTTCTATGGAACCGGTGCTTCCGGGTATGGTAATTATTACCGAGGTCCGGCGGGAGACCGAGCCGGAGGTCCATGGCCAGATTCGGATTCTATCCCAGGAGGACGGGTACCTGGTGGTAAATAAACCAGCTTCCTGGCCTGTACATCCTGGTGGGCGTTTTTACAGTAATACCCTATGGTACCAGCTGAAAAAGCAGTACCCCACCCTGACCCTCATGCACCGACTGGACCGGGAAACCTCGGGATGCATGGTTGTTTCCTTGACCCAGGAGGCCACCCGGTTCTGGAACGGGTTGTTCAGAGGGGGCGGTCTTGAAAAAGACTATCTGGTGTTGGTTGAGGGGGGGCGCCAAGCGCTCACGGCGGCCTTGGGGAGTCACCGTGGAATTATAGAATGTACCGGGCGGCTCTATCGGGACGAGTCCTCGCCTATCGCTAAAAAGCGTCTCTTTATCCCGGAGTCCGGTGGTTCGCCCGAAGGAGAGCCCTGCAGCACCCTCATTGAACCCCTAGAATGCGGACGTGAAATCAGCCTTCTGCGGGCTCGGCTCGTTACGGGAAAGACCCATCAGATCCGCAGCACCCTTTCTTCCCTGGGACTGCCTGTCGTGGGGGATAAGCTCTACGGCAGGGATCCTCATTGGTATACCCGGTGGATCCAGAGAACCCTGACTCCCCGGGATATCCAGGAGATGCGGACGGACTACCAGGCATTACACAGCTGGCGCATGGGGTTCCGGGATCAGCTGGGGCAATCCCGGGAGTTTATTGCCCCGGTGCCGGAACATATGCAGGAGCTTATGAGGAACCAAGGAATATCATGGTGA
- a CDS encoding response regulator, with translation MDVLIVDDSSIIRRTIEMVVHSLGMRVVGQAGDGLTALALLDSFQPQLITLDITMPRMDGLECLREIMEANPAHRVLVISALRDPSTGLQALKTGAKGFLPKPFTKESLATELKRIAYE, from the coding sequence ATGGACGTTCTCATTGTTGACGATTCATCAATCATTCGACGCACCATTGAAATGGTAGTCCATAGCCTGGGGATGCGGGTTGTCGGGCAAGCGGGCGACGGACTTACGGCTCTGGCCCTATTGGACAGCTTTCAACCCCAGTTAATCACCCTGGATATCACCATGCCCAGAATGGACGGTCTTGAATGCCTTCGGGAAATCATGGAAGCCAACCCGGCACACCGCGTCCTGGTCATCTCCGCCCTGCGGGATCCCAGCACGGGGTTACAGGCCCTGAAGACCGGAGCAAAGGGGTTTCTTCCAAAACCCTTCACCAAGGAATCTCTGGCCACGGAGCTGAAGAGGATAGCCTATGAATGA
- a CDS encoding chemotaxis protein CheX produces MNEQELQGFISVITRYFEQTTRQSAEMQVPFVLTGKPIILDVTGAIGISGARRGAIYFTAPAAMISALSQHLLGSPVELRDDLIDLTGEICNTIAGNMREQFGSSFMISVPIIIHGSGEQIRLHLREPVFIIPLAWQGLTAYLAIGLE; encoded by the coding sequence ATGAATGAACAGGAATTACAAGGGTTTATTTCAGTAATAACCCGGTATTTTGAGCAGACGACCCGCCAGAGTGCGGAGATGCAGGTGCCCTTCGTACTGACCGGCAAGCCTATCATCCTCGATGTAACCGGCGCCATCGGTATCAGCGGCGCCCGCCGTGGGGCCATCTATTTTACCGCCCCGGCGGCTATGATATCCGCCCTATCCCAGCATCTCCTCGGGAGTCCTGTGGAGCTCAGGGACGACCTCATTGATCTGACCGGAGAGATCTGCAACACCATTGCCGGCAATATGCGGGAACAGTTCGGCAGCTCTTTCATGATCTCAGTACCCATCATTATTCATGGATCGGGGGAACAGATCCGTCTGCACCTCCGGGAGCCGGTCTTTATCATCCCCCTGGCGTGGCAGGGTCTTACTGCGTACCTTGCGATTGGATTGGAGTAA